One Planctomycetia bacterium genomic region harbors:
- a CDS encoding response regulator transcription factor, whose product MSVRLLVVDDHEMVRMGVESLLSGTDVEVVGHASNGNEALTEARERKPDVVLMDIRMPDSDGLDALEKIHAELPEVRVVLLSTYDNPTYMARAQALGASDFLLKGCSRETLVNTITAVAEGRCPTPFGELRRVAGKMSTKQLDLKQEVPLTQRETQVLRHLALGLSNKEIGQSLTISVETVKEHVQNVLRKIDCTDRTQAAVWAVRRGLV is encoded by the coding sequence ATGAGTGTGCGGTTATTGGTGGTGGACGATCACGAGATGGTGCGGATGGGCGTGGAGAGCCTGCTGTCCGGCACCGATGTCGAGGTCGTGGGACACGCCTCGAACGGCAATGAAGCGCTCACCGAAGCGCGGGAGCGAAAGCCGGACGTGGTCCTGATGGATATCCGCATGCCGGACAGCGACGGGCTCGATGCCTTGGAAAAAATACACGCCGAGTTGCCCGAAGTCCGAGTGGTGCTCCTCTCCACCTACGATAACCCGACGTACATGGCCCGAGCCCAGGCGCTGGGCGCGAGCGATTTTCTGCTGAAGGGCTGCTCGCGCGAGACGCTCGTCAACACCATCACCGCCGTGGCGGAAGGGCGCTGCCCCACGCCATTTGGCGAGTTGCGCCGCGTCGCCGGCAAGATGTCGACCAAGCAACTCGATCTCAAGCAGGAAGTGCCGCTCACGCAACGCGAGACGCAGGTCTTGCGGCATCTCGCCTTAGGGCTGAGCAACAAAGAAATCGGCCAATCGTTGACGATCAGTGTCGAGACGGTCAAGGAACACGTGCAGAACGTGCTCCGCAAGATCGACTGCACGGATCGGACTCAAGCGGCTGTCTGGGCCGTCCGCCGCGGATTGGTGTAA